In Candidatus Syntrophoarchaeum caldarius, the following are encoded in one genomic region:
- a CDS encoding AAA family ATPase, with translation MKIHASTYSGWLNEIKRSGIEGGGYMLAVKLREEIADAKSEAQLVRNINPVISWDDFKPPEGPDIPAQLGGLEGDPEWFFSHTYPTSVIKEVLEGIKEKIEGVGPGVFPLDGYLGSGKSHILLTLYHIFRHPEEALSWFKKWGIDFPEIEDTIVIPVPLQNVSYKDLWSPFFKALGKDIDVEEEDWPKPNQIKKAVGDKKVLMLIDEIDNWYDAKSSQEKARVRGFLQSLSETSEDPDYQLKLVTTFLGLSSDVKVLRDIVARPRGGSSIVMQRTEDIFDIVRFRLFEVTDDAEIEKIILEYLKKIGEKLRKKGLDENSHLRDELKRAYPFHPSFLRTLSSLKVRQMLVMLARVVMRKLDKVDLIIASDLDDDILRDYLHSANPKIVDAYFEDIRFVQNTREVKDGIISFDLARAILLTSMLNTTETKKGADIKDIIFGCSPKYKVQDIDDTISFLEKWTRLKKIEEDGIIRYVITTELPVAVKIERKAQLISADDALNRIKQLVEKTVSSEIRGYKLIYDPSEITNDKRLKILTLLEKPLDLSSVYPSDFTNKNTLYLLYPGYSLKSDETIKLAKRIIASSELAETEEQKEPFKDFHKEYMKHLKKQIDNAGWRGFRWFRKNLKDRPTPDERTITNLKDVDEVIKNYASKDLLKYFLNMVLEEQNEISLRDLKERFYRLEGAPILLKDEDLLSLLAEMEKNGEVAIKTKQGRTLYKESISPQIVGNEDVIEKPPETAVPPTTGDVATLVKDKKKLHYKEYASRYPFIEEGVLEKVYISSINPKDGIFAIEENKVVSRPTNTKLSALAVKEEAAKVLEPLVLKIVNEKIAIKLPELSEILKETYGNSGITDDLVLMASDNLEIGTQVHILRRKDAVVVQLPEERLIDEVKKKIFFEVKKEGEIDKEILIEELSKRIPTEKKTFDDAIAYLIDDGKLEFDKESDKLSLPRKKDKPVKPKKRIIIKEEGTTSEIINKIGEIVEETDIIEDVRIEIVKDLSAKELKELLERTGEMSIKLMARRKEI, from the coding sequence TTGAAGATACACGCCAGTACATATTCTGGTTGGTTAAACGAGATAAAAAGATCAGGAATCGAAGGAGGGGGTTACATGCTGGCTGTTAAATTACGAGAGGAAATAGCCGATGCTAAAAGTGAAGCGCAATTAGTTAGAAATATCAACCCTGTAATATCATGGGATGATTTCAAACCTCCTGAGGGACCGGATATCCCTGCCCAACTGGGTGGATTAGAGGGAGATCCTGAGTGGTTTTTTTCTCATACATATCCAACAAGTGTAATCAAGGAGGTTTTAGAGGGTATAAAAGAGAAAATTGAGGGTGTTGGTCCAGGAGTATTTCCATTAGATGGGTATCTCGGTTCGGGTAAATCCCACATTCTTTTGACATTATATCACATATTCAGGCACCCAGAGGAGGCATTATCCTGGTTTAAAAAATGGGGTATAGACTTTCCTGAGATAGAGGATACAATCGTAATCCCCGTACCCCTTCAAAACGTTAGCTACAAAGACTTATGGTCTCCATTCTTTAAAGCGTTGGGAAAAGATATCGATGTAGAAGAGGAGGACTGGCCTAAGCCTAACCAGATAAAAAAAGCTGTGGGAGATAAGAAGGTTCTAATGTTGATCGATGAAATTGATAACTGGTATGATGCGAAAAGCAGCCAAGAAAAAGCAAGGGTTCGAGGGTTTCTACAGAGCCTCTCGGAGACCTCCGAGGATCCTGATTACCAACTAAAACTTGTAACAACTTTCTTGGGGTTATCCTCAGATGTTAAAGTATTGAGAGATATCGTTGCCCGTCCACGCGGAGGTTCTTCAATAGTCATGCAAAGGACCGAGGACATATTTGATATCGTTAGGTTCAGATTGTTCGAGGTTACTGATGATGCCGAGATAGAAAAGATCATTTTGGAGTATCTTAAAAAAATAGGCGAGAAGCTTCGCAAAAAGGGGTTAGATGAAAACTCACATCTAAGGGATGAGCTGAAGAGGGCATATCCGTTTCATCCATCTTTCCTTAGAACTCTAAGCTCCCTCAAAGTACGGCAGATGCTTGTGATGTTAGCCAGAGTTGTAATGAGGAAACTTGATAAGGTCGATCTAATAATAGCCTCGGACCTTGATGATGACATCTTGAGGGACTACTTGCATTCTGCAAATCCTAAGATCGTGGATGCGTACTTTGAGGATATCCGCTTTGTTCAAAATACAAGAGAAGTGAAGGATGGGATAATTTCATTTGACCTGGCAAGGGCCATACTACTTACTTCCATGCTTAATACCACAGAGACCAAAAAAGGAGCAGATATCAAGGATATAATCTTTGGTTGTAGCCCAAAATATAAGGTTCAGGACATTGACGACACAATATCATTCTTAGAGAAATGGACGAGACTGAAAAAGATTGAAGAAGATGGGATAATAAGATATGTCATAACCACTGAGCTTCCGGTTGCAGTTAAAATCGAAAGAAAAGCCCAATTAATATCTGCTGATGATGCCCTGAACAGAATAAAACAGCTTGTAGAAAAAACGGTTTCCTCAGAGATCAGAGGCTATAAACTAATCTATGATCCATCAGAGATCACCAATGATAAAAGGTTAAAGATCCTCACACTCCTTGAGAAGCCATTGGATCTCTCTTCCGTCTATCCGTCTGACTTTACCAACAAAAATACGCTTTATCTTTTGTATCCAGGTTACAGCCTGAAGAGCGATGAGACGATCAAGCTTGCTAAGCGGATTATAGCAAGTAGTGAACTTGCAGAGACCGAGGAACAGAAAGAACCCTTTAAGGATTTCCATAAAGAGTATATGAAGCATCTAAAAAAGCAGATAGACAATGCTGGGTGGAGAGGGTTCAGATGGTTTAGAAAGAACCTAAAAGATAGACCCACCCCGGATGAAAGGACGATTACAAACCTTAAAGATGTTGATGAGGTCATCAAGAACTATGCCTCAAAAGACCTATTGAAGTACTTTTTGAACATGGTTCTGGAAGAACAGAACGAGATTTCTCTACGAGACCTGAAGGAGAGGTTTTACCGGCTCGAAGGTGCGCCCATCCTTCTAAAGGATGAAGACCTATTATCATTACTGGCTGAAATGGAGAAAAATGGAGAAGTAGCCATTAAAACCAAGCAGGGGAGGACATTATACAAAGAGTCCATATCTCCTCAGATTGTAGGTAACGAGGATGTAATCGAAAAACCACCTGAAACCGCTGTGCCACCCACAACAGGTGACGTTGCTACACTGGTCAAGGATAAGAAGAAGTTACATTACAAGGAGTATGCGAGTAGATATCCATTCATCGAGGAGGGGGTTCTTGAGAAGGTTTACATCTCATCCATCAACCCCAAAGATGGGATATTTGCTATAGAGGAGAACAAGGTAGTCAGTAGGCCCACAAACACAAAATTAAGTGCCCTTGCAGTAAAAGAGGAGGCTGCAAAGGTATTAGAGCCGTTAGTTCTCAAGATTGTTAATGAAAAAATTGCCATCAAATTACCTGAGTTGAGCGAGATATTAAAAGAGACCTATGGAAATTCTGGCATAACAGATGATCTCGTCCTGATGGCAAGCGATAATCTTGAGATAGGTACCCAGGTGCATATACTGAGGAGGAAAGATGCGGTTGTAGTTCAGCTTCCTGAGGAGAGATTAATAGATGAAGTCAAGAAAAAGATATTCTTTGAAGTGAAAAAGGAGGGTGAGATCGATAAGGAAATCCTTATCGAGGAACTATCTAAGAGAATACCCACAGAAAAGAAGACGTTTGATGATGCTATCGCATACCTCATAGATGATGGAAAGTTGGAGTTTGATAAAGAGTCCGATAAGCTCTCATTACCAAGGAAAAAAGATAAACCAGTAAAGCCAAAGAAAAGGATCATTATTAAAGAAGAAGGAACGACGAGTGAGATAATAAATAAAATAGGGGAGATAGTGGAAGAGACTGACATTATAGAAGATGTCAGGATAGAGATTGTCAAGGACCTGTCTGCAAAAGAGCTCAAGGAGCTTCTTGAGAGAACCGGCGAGATGAGTATAAAGTTAATGGCCAGGAGAAAGGAGATATGA
- a CDS encoding DNA methylase codes for MPYIERDFPIEPIDEIAWSESNARKPIYEMHKWFARRVGSTFRALILGTFLDDDPMKYYYRKNELKNGEGKPPIVLDPFMGGGTTIIEGHRLGCKMIGVDINPLAWFITKKEIEQVDKKKVEEEFKSIEMALKDKILSYYKTKCDNGHDADIMYVFWIRKIKCENCKKEVPLLRSSLLSNPKGKDNVYACVKCKSIVKIKPGDSQKCPYCGEDFENPYVTDKKYTCPHCGYPGDITTAWLSEDTPPQEEMFAIEYYCEVCGRNYKLPDKKDIERFERIKDEYNQKKDELLGILIPDQKVPWEVMATKRPRSTVYKYFHQFFNERQLLSLSLLFEEILKIKEKSIREFFLIVFSDCLNANNMFCIYNTQGEKLEPLFGGHYYSPPKMPVENNVWGTKIGRGTFIKYYKKGLEALDYQKKPFLIKFQTKTGKYGKERRERTTIINNNEMINGVLANDFSELIKNKNVLLKSETSEDMSFIPDNSVDAIISDPPYYDNIMYSELSDFFYSWLHLALKDDYPDVFGKKLSRNDREILVNRKIGKDDNFFIETLGRVFRECYRVLKDNGIMAFVFQHKRTEAWAAVLKALLKSGFYVVAVYPTHGETPSGVRAYGINYNSILVCRKLLERKQQQIPWMIFESELRSHVDMSIEEILDKHPDLEVEDAFIIAMGKALQVYSQNYGNIVKDGEMFDVSEVSMEIMGDIVFDSLLRRVLERVPDVDRISKIYASVFAKKEKITNDTINKLTRHGGIETDAFEEKKLVKKNKKKGIMTITPPKERKDFIAKKIEKGLPITYIDAAHLLWIEREKNGNFRNTLEMILRTGLEKERLEQYIRFMVERTNDETWKKIEYTFKSAPDKTLEDFGMEG; via the coding sequence ATGCCATACATTGAAAGAGATTTCCCAATCGAGCCGATCGATGAGATCGCATGGAGCGAGAGCAATGCTAGAAAACCTATATATGAAATGCATAAATGGTTTGCAAGAAGGGTCGGGAGTACATTTAGAGCCTTAATACTTGGAACTTTCCTTGATGATGATCCAATGAAATATTATTACAGAAAAAACGAGCTGAAGAATGGAGAGGGAAAGCCACCGATCGTGCTTGACCCGTTCATGGGAGGGGGAACCACGATCATAGAAGGTCATAGATTGGGCTGTAAAATGATTGGTGTTGACATTAATCCTTTAGCATGGTTTATTACAAAAAAAGAAATTGAACAAGTAGATAAGAAAAAGGTTGAAGAGGAGTTCAAAAGTATAGAGATGGCTTTAAAAGATAAGATTCTTTCATATTATAAAACAAAATGTGATAATGGCCATGATGCAGATATTATGTATGTTTTTTGGATTAGAAAAATAAAATGTGAAAATTGCAAAAAAGAGGTTCCACTGTTGCGATCATCATTGCTTTCGAATCCAAAGGGCAAAGATAATGTATACGCTTGCGTAAAATGTAAATCAATAGTTAAAATAAAGCCTGGAGATTCTCAAAAGTGTCCATATTGCGGCGAGGATTTCGAAAATCCCTATGTTACCGATAAAAAATATACATGTCCTCACTGTGGATATCCTGGAGATATTACAACTGCATGGTTATCGGAAGATACACCTCCTCAAGAAGAAATGTTTGCAATAGAATATTATTGTGAAGTTTGTGGACGTAACTATAAATTGCCAGATAAAAAGGACATTGAGAGATTTGAAAGAATAAAAGATGAATACAATCAAAAGAAAGACGAATTGTTGGGAATCCTCATCCCAGATCAAAAAGTTCCATGGGAAGTTATGGCGACAAAACGTCCAAGAAGTACAGTATATAAATATTTTCATCAATTTTTCAACGAGAGGCAATTATTGTCCTTATCCCTACTTTTCGAAGAAATATTAAAAATAAAAGAGAAAAGCATACGCGAATTTTTCTTAATCGTCTTTTCTGACTGTTTAAATGCGAATAATATGTTTTGTATCTACAATACTCAAGGAGAGAAACTTGAACCCCTGTTTGGAGGTCATTATTATTCCCCTCCAAAAATGCCTGTGGAAAACAATGTTTGGGGAACGAAGATTGGCAGAGGAACTTTTATTAAATACTACAAAAAAGGATTAGAAGCTCTAGACTATCAAAAAAAACCATTTTTAATTAAATTCCAAACGAAGACTGGAAAATATGGGAAAGAAAGAAGAGAAAGAACTACAATCATTAACAATAACGAGATGATAAATGGGGTATTGGCTAATGACTTCAGTGAGCTTATTAAGAACAAAAATGTTCTTTTAAAATCAGAAACATCAGAAGATATGAGTTTTATACCAGATAATTCTGTTGATGCAATAATTTCAGACCCGCCTTATTATGATAATATAATGTATTCAGAGCTCTCGGATTTCTTTTATTCTTGGTTACATCTAGCTTTAAAAGATGATTATCCTGATGTTTTTGGTAAGAAGTTAAGTAGAAACGATAGGGAAATATTAGTAAATAGAAAAATTGGTAAAGACGATAATTTCTTCATAGAAACATTAGGTAGAGTTTTTAGAGAATGTTATCGAGTCCTAAAAGATAATGGAATTATGGCCTTTGTCTTTCAACATAAGAGAACAGAAGCATGGGCTGCGGTTCTAAAAGCGTTGCTAAAATCAGGCTTTTATGTGGTTGCGGTTTATCCAACCCATGGCGAGACGCCCAGCGGTGTAAGGGCATACGGGATTAACTACAACTCCATCCTTGTCTGTCGGAAGCTACTTGAGAGAAAGCAGCAGCAGATACCCTGGATGATATTCGAGAGCGAATTGAGAAGCCATGTAGATATGAGCATTGAGGAGATCCTTGATAAGCATCCTGATTTAGAGGTTGAGGATGCATTCATTATTGCGATGGGGAAGGCTTTACAGGTATACAGCCAGAACTACGGGAATATAGTAAAGGATGGTGAGATGTTTGATGTCTCAGAGGTTTCGATGGAGATCATGGGGGATATCGTATTTGATTCGCTTTTAAGGCGCGTTCTTGAGAGGGTACCTGATGTTGATAGGATATCAAAGATATACGCCAGCGTTTTTGCCAAGAAAGAGAAGATAACAAATGATACGATAAACAAGCTCACCAGACATGGCGGTATAGAAACAGATGCGTTTGAAGAGAAAAAACTGGTAAAGAAGAACAAAAAGAAGGGGATAATGACCATTACGCCTCCAAAAGAGAGGAAGGACTTTATAGCCAAAAAAATAGAGAAAGGTCTTCCCATAACCTACATTGATGCCGCTCATCTTCTATGGATAGAGAGGGAGAAGAATGGCAACTTCAGAAACACGCTTGAAATGATTTTACGAACAGGTCTTGAGAAAGAAAGATTGGAGCAGTACATAAGGTTCATGGTCGAGAGAACGAACGATGAAACATGGAAGAAGATAGAATACACCTTTAAATCCGCACCTGACAAGACCTTAGAGGACTTTGGCATGGAGGGATAA
- a CDS encoding ATP-binding region, ATPase-like domain protein, whose protein sequence is MRSRLAQIDTTGTGIILKELIDNALDASEEAGLHPYIEVGIELYCGALRIRVRDSGPGMDIFTLKKVLDVDKYAGSKTFFRRPTRGAQGNALMTVFSIPLVLGGHVIISSKFGVYDIGLESDPISQDTHFLLNQISEAEHTGFSIEVGLPVEYWFEAEKERYQSILHGFAAFNPHASFSFEIFGEVWKSDARGEIRRYLQKEPIHWYSFDEFRELVYTYLREGIDPTVKEFLQRFRGVSRNTKINVRGHLSQASEEELRCVYEEVKKSTKPPNPQALGGIGRTCAFEFMKAVPGADLSTFKFKSTERVVISVDDKSTHLKETPYLIEAAAVELKEGGRQAYLGINNSPAHNPELLERILGFQYDINFRDPVLVFLHIISPGLEYQNYGKTEFEYSGALEGILEALERVLKEYLEKKRKVEDRLRREQEKEIKEAEKAMKKLAREEKEKRQQRIKEIFIATIDEALKLTSDNGRYTPPIRQVFYKHRPILQEHGAEIDYAYYERLFKEEEERRGVRLANREARGGIILPRSGEWVQIDTRFLNEFEPPEWEFNKVLYIEKRGFIDYLIQAEIHNRYDMVLVGGQGYSTWDNRALLAKIVEKVPSCKIFCLHDCDIDGIEIKNTLEREHYIDGTKIEVIDLGLIPKEAIERKLPRETQVRTKRPKKILSQLSEDERRFFNIRKGKGKSWLVDRVELNVFSPGEFIAWVGKKLRGFGVTEKVIPPGNLIRGHTDEILARKRSLEDIKISDPELDNLIIELKHLFFDFDGFKASIEREWNRTFRVDQEEAKMAVEKRLKTNPQNAGEMHLKKLSKKGLRRSRVSGELRLEILKCSTQTERYSVKWLAFSRVLLKSTKIEKITE, encoded by the coding sequence TTGAGAAGCAGACTGGCACAGATCGACACAACTGGGACAGGTATAATTCTCAAGGAGCTGATCGATAACGCTTTGGACGCATCTGAGGAGGCAGGGTTACATCCATATATTGAAGTTGGGATTGAGCTTTATTGTGGAGCTCTCAGGATCCGGGTGAGAGACAGCGGACCGGGGATGGATATATTCACACTCAAAAAAGTTCTTGATGTCGATAAATATGCTGGTTCTAAGACATTCTTCAGGAGACCAACGCGTGGAGCACAGGGCAACGCTCTGATGACAGTGTTTTCAATTCCACTCGTTCTCGGTGGGCATGTAATTATTTCATCAAAATTCGGTGTCTATGATATTGGCTTAGAGAGCGATCCAATCTCACAGGATACACACTTTCTTTTAAACCAAATTTCAGAGGCAGAGCACACTGGTTTCTCCATTGAGGTGGGATTGCCTGTTGAATACTGGTTTGAAGCAGAAAAAGAGCGATACCAGAGCATCTTACATGGATTTGCAGCATTCAATCCTCATGCAAGTTTTTCTTTTGAGATCTTCGGTGAAGTATGGAAAAGCGATGCACGCGGTGAGATAAGGCGATACCTTCAGAAGGAGCCAATTCACTGGTATTCCTTCGATGAGTTTAGAGAGCTTGTTTATACCTACCTCAGGGAGGGGATTGACCCGACAGTCAAAGAATTTTTACAGCGGTTCAGAGGCGTTTCACGAAACACAAAGATAAACGTGAGGGGGCATCTTTCTCAGGCTTCAGAAGAAGAATTGAGGTGCGTTTACGAGGAAGTCAAGAAAAGCACAAAACCACCAAACCCACAGGCACTTGGTGGTATCGGTCGTACGTGTGCCTTTGAGTTTATGAAAGCAGTCCCTGGGGCAGATCTTTCAACCTTCAAATTCAAATCCACAGAACGAGTTGTGATCTCAGTTGATGATAAATCCACACACCTCAAAGAGACACCCTACCTGATCGAAGCTGCTGCTGTGGAGCTGAAAGAGGGTGGGAGGCAAGCATATCTCGGGATTAACAACTCCCCTGCACACAACCCGGAGCTGCTTGAGAGGATACTGGGTTTCCAGTATGATATCAACTTTCGGGATCCTGTCCTGGTTTTCCTCCATATCATCTCTCCAGGCCTTGAGTATCAGAACTATGGGAAGACTGAGTTCGAATACTCCGGTGCGCTTGAGGGGATACTTGAGGCGCTTGAACGGGTGTTGAAGGAGTATCTGGAAAAGAAGAGGAAGGTTGAGGACAGGCTGAGGCGTGAGCAGGAAAAAGAGATAAAAGAAGCGGAAAAAGCGATGAAAAAACTGGCACGAGAAGAGAAAGAGAAGAGACAACAGCGAATTAAGGAGATATTTATTGCAACTATCGACGAAGCGTTAAAATTAACCTCTGATAATGGACGATACACACCACCAATAAGACAGGTTTTCTATAAGCATCGACCGATACTCCAGGAGCATGGTGCTGAGATTGATTATGCATATTATGAGCGCCTGTTCAAGGAAGAAGAGGAAAGACGAGGGGTAAGGCTCGCAAACAGGGAGGCAAGAGGGGGCATCATCCTCCCGCGCAGTGGTGAGTGGGTTCAGATTGATACAAGGTTTTTGAATGAGTTTGAACCACCCGAGTGGGAATTTAATAAAGTACTTTACATTGAAAAAAGAGGGTTCATCGATTACCTGATTCAGGCTGAGATCCACAACCGGTACGATATGGTGCTTGTGGGTGGACAGGGATACTCCACATGGGATAACAGAGCGCTTCTTGCAAAAATCGTGGAAAAGGTCCCATCATGCAAGATCTTCTGCCTCCATGATTGTGATATTGATGGGATTGAGATCAAGAACACACTTGAGCGTGAACACTACATAGACGGGACTAAAATTGAGGTGATCGATCTTGGCCTGATTCCAAAAGAGGCTATTGAGCGCAAGCTGCCACGGGAAACACAGGTGAGGACAAAACGACCAAAGAAAATTTTATCACAGCTATCCGAGGATGAGAGGAGATTTTTCAATATTAGAAAAGGTAAAGGAAAGAGCTGGCTTGTGGATCGTGTTGAGCTCAACGTATTCTCCCCTGGTGAGTTTATTGCGTGGGTTGGGAAGAAGTTGAGGGGGTTTGGCGTTACCGAGAAGGTCATACCACCGGGAAATCTCATCAGAGGACACACGGATGAGATTTTAGCAAGGAAAAGATCTCTTGAAGATATTAAGATCTCTGATCCAGAGCTTGATAATCTGATTATTGAGTTGAAACACCTGTTCTTCGATTTTGATGGGTTTAAAGCCTCAATCGAGAGAGAATGGAACAGGACTTTCAGAGTGGATCAGGAAGAGGCAAAAATGGCTGTGGAGAAGAGGCTTAAAACCAATCCCCAGAATGCTGGAGAGATGCACTTGAAGAAATTATCGAAAAAAGGATTGAGGAGAAGCAGAGTGAGTGGAGAACTAAGGTTGGAAATATTAAAGTGCAGCACACAAACAGAAAGGTATTCGGTGAAGTGGTTGGCATTCTCCAGAGTGTTGTTAAAAAGTACAAAAATCGAAAAAATCACGGAATGA
- a CDS encoding integrase family protein, with protein MAKADIHNQDKLFRGKFEEILEGIHPDDRGDVKRFCESAMMDGIGSARLLKYLFTLRPLSRELGRSFREAGEDDIRRLIFSIEMSDFSEWSKHDRKVILRKYLRFIGKDDLVKDLKIKPVKNNSKLPDEILTEDEIKAMAAAAYNSRDRAFILALYESGCRIGEFLPLKLKHLEFDEYGAVLHVRGKTGSRRVRLITSVPALQAWIGDQHPMKDDPDAYLWRKIPTPNNPKWKNEYLSYGFVARTLKQLAKKAGIKKRVNPHSFRHARATHLASHLTEAQMKEFFGWEQASEMAAVYVHLSGRDVDDALLAIHGIRDEKRNGTAFKPEPCPRCGEVNAPGMRFCKRCYLPLDGDYSREERLELALVRMLQELAEAQPEIKEMFHRAFKEVEGV; from the coding sequence ATGGCTAAAGCAGATATACACAACCAGGATAAGCTTTTTAGAGGGAAGTTTGAGGAGATTCTTGAGGGCATACACCCCGATGACCGGGGAGATGTAAAGCGGTTCTGTGAGAGTGCGATGATGGATGGTATCGGGTCAGCCAGGCTGCTTAAGTACCTGTTCACACTGCGTCCACTATCCCGGGAGCTTGGCAGGTCATTCAGGGAGGCCGGTGAGGATGACATCAGGCGGCTCATCTTCTCAATTGAGATGAGCGATTTTTCGGAGTGGTCAAAGCATGACAGGAAAGTCATCCTGAGAAAGTATCTGCGGTTTATCGGGAAGGATGATCTTGTTAAGGATCTGAAGATCAAACCAGTCAAAAACAACTCAAAGCTTCCTGATGAGATCCTGACGGAGGATGAGATCAAGGCGATGGCTGCAGCAGCATACAACTCAAGGGATCGGGCTTTCATCCTGGCACTCTATGAATCAGGGTGCAGGATCGGTGAGTTTCTACCGCTCAAACTCAAGCATCTTGAGTTTGATGAGTATGGTGCAGTCTTACATGTGCGCGGTAAGACAGGATCGAGACGTGTGAGGTTAATTACATCGGTCCCGGCGCTTCAGGCGTGGATTGGAGACCAACATCCCATGAAGGATGATCCCGATGCTTACCTGTGGAGGAAGATCCCAACCCCGAATAATCCGAAGTGGAAGAATGAATATTTAAGCTATGGTTTTGTAGCAAGGACACTGAAGCAGCTTGCTAAAAAGGCGGGGATTAAAAAGCGTGTGAATCCTCATTCATTCAGGCATGCAAGAGCCACACATTTAGCCTCACACCTCACAGAGGCACAGATGAAGGAGTTTTTCGGGTGGGAGCAGGCATCAGAGATGGCAGCGGTGTATGTGCATCTTTCAGGTAGGGACGTGGATGATGCACTTCTTGCAATACATGGCATCAGGGATGAGAAGAGGAACGGGACAGCTTTCAAGCCTGAGCCATGCCCCCGGTGTGGTGAGGTGAATGCACCGGGTATGCGGTTCTGTAAACGCTGTTATCTTCCACTGGATGGGGATTACAGCAGGGAGGAGAGGCTTGAACTGGCACTCGTGCGGATGCTTCAGGAGCTGGCTGAGGCACAACCAGAGATTAAGGAGATGTTTCACCGGGCATTTAAGGAGGTTGAAGGCGTGTGA